A segment of the Bacillus sp. es.034 genome:
TCATTTTAGTTGAAGAGGCATGGACGGTCTTTCCGCCTTTTTCAGCAACGACTCTCATATCACGAGCGGTTTGTCTGACAAGTTCTGCCTGGTTGAATAAGAATCGGGCGGCTTCCTCCAGGCTGTTCATTTTCTCTAATGAAGAGGACATGCGATGTGTCGTCTGGTCGCTTCCTGCAGCAATTTCACTCGATGTTTCCGCAATGGATGTAATTGTGCGCGAAGTTTCCTCTGCAGATGCGAGAAGCTCCTGGCTGCTTGCAGATACGTTTTCTGCCATCTCCGAAACTTGTTTTACAAGCAATGCGATCCCGGCGATAAGCTGATTCGTATCCGACGCAAGGTCAGCCAGCTCATCTTTTGATTTCACATGGATCCGTTTCGTTAAGTCTCCACCTGCATTGGCAATCTCCAAAATGGATGTACTGATTTTCTTTGTATTGGTTTTAATCGTATGAGATAAAATGATTCCAAAGAATACCGCTAAAAGAACGGCGAATGCCGATAAGCCGATGGTGACGACTTGCGACAGTTGGACTTGTCGGGTCAGGGAGTCGATCCGTGCATCCAGATCTTTTTGCTGGTCGACGACGATCATATCTACATATGAGCGGATCCCATCCAGATATTTTTTACCGACTCCGGTTTCGACAAGGTTCGCAGCCTTTTCTAGACCTTTATCTTTCCTGGTCTCGATCACCCGATCGACAAATTGCATCCAGAATCCGTACTGTGCTTCGATTTTTCCCATCTTCTCAAGCTGTTCCGGGTCATCTTTCAAAAGTGAATTTAAATCTTTGATTTGGCTTTCGACATCTTTTTTTCCATTTTGATAGGGTGCAAGAAAACCTGTTGCCCCTGTAATCACGAAGCCTTGCTCCCCGATTTCGATATCGTTTAATACTTTTGAAAGATCCTTTAATTGGGTATCGACTTTCATATCATATGTGATCAACGTGTCGATCTCTTTCTGGAGCTTCATCATATTGATATAAGAAGTAGACGCGAGGACCAACAGGACAATGGTCAAAAGGCCGAATGACAGGACGACTTTCCCTCTTATAGTACGAAAGTATGAGAATATACCAAATCTGTTTTTCGGTCTTTCTTTTTTCATTTTCTTTCTTTTTGGCGATTTCAGCCATTTTTCTCTCGTTTTTTTCACCGTTTCCCCCTCCTGAAGATAAGAAAAAAGTAGCATCAAAGGATGAACTTACCATTATTTTATACATATCGACCTAATATATCTAGTCAATTCGCAGAAATTTTGTCGAATTTTTGAGAATTTTAGTATATTTCAATCATAGAAAAAAGGAAACTCTCTTTGGGTCTGCCTGATTTTCGGGAAAATCCAAAGATAAGATGATTTTTTAATAAAAAATGAAAGATTCGGCTTTTCACACATATGATTAATGTATGGGAAATCTTGATGAGCATCCAGATGAGCGAATCGAAAGAGAGTACGAATCTGATTCTTTCAGGAGGGGGAACAATGCCTCATTCGCATTTAATAAAACCGTTGATTGGGGAGCAATATCCAACGATCGATTATGGAAAGGGTGTTTTCTTGTATGACACCGATGGCCACGAATATGTAGATGCCTGTTCTGGAGCGGTGACGGCAAATTTGGGACATGGTATGGAAGAAATCCTTCAATCAATCGTGAATCAAGGAAACAAAGTGGCGTTTG
Coding sequences within it:
- a CDS encoding methyl-accepting chemotaxis protein, with the translated sequence MKKTREKWLKSPKRKKMKKERPKNRFGIFSYFRTIRGKVVLSFGLLTIVLLVLASTSYINMMKLQKEIDTLITYDMKVDTQLKDLSKVLNDIEIGEQGFVITGATGFLAPYQNGKKDVESQIKDLNSLLKDDPEQLEKMGKIEAQYGFWMQFVDRVIETRKDKGLEKAANLVETGVGKKYLDGIRSYVDMIVVDQQKDLDARIDSLTRQVQLSQVVTIGLSAFAVLLAVFFGIILSHTIKTNTKKISTSILEIANAGGDLTKRIHVKSKDELADLASDTNQLIAGIALLVKQVSEMAENVSASSQELLASAEETSRTITSIAETSSEIAAGSDQTTHRMSSSLEKMNSLEEAARFLFNQAELVRQTARDMRVVAEKGGKTVHASSTKMMSIEETMSNTSETVEALGQRSTQITTIIGTITDIAEQTNLLALNAAIEAARAGEHGRGFAVVADEVRKLAEQSRQAAKGVTEIVHSIQEEVNIIIKQNSDGVKEVIAGVEITNETNASLEDILSQTTKTTVVVDEMVDHIQETLNLSQEVATSFAHVNEIAESTASNTETTAAASEEGSAAMEQVTASASELSQQAEKLKELISSFKI